Proteins found in one Amycolatopsis umgeniensis genomic segment:
- a CDS encoding DeoR/GlpR family DNA-binding transcription regulator: MNRHERLTALLDMVGEREKVDVEVSAGELGVSPATIRRDLDHLAGRNLVVRTRGGAVASNVAYDLPLRHKAARNAPEQQRISAAAAKMVDPGMVVGLNGGTASTEVGRALATRPDMGEPSGGPLLTVVTNALNIAHELAVRPNIKIVVTGGVARQQSFDLSGPLSHLFLDQISLDLVFLGVDAFDPVHGAQAHHEGDASTNRLMAARARQVVVLADSEKLGGHAFAKICATTDVDVLVTDGRADPERVHAFEEEGVRVVKA, from the coding sequence ATGAACCGGCATGAACGGCTGACGGCTTTATTGGACATGGTGGGAGAGCGGGAAAAAGTCGACGTCGAAGTTTCGGCCGGCGAACTCGGCGTTTCCCCCGCGACGATCCGCCGGGACCTCGATCACCTGGCGGGCCGCAATCTCGTGGTCCGCACCCGCGGTGGCGCCGTCGCGAGCAACGTCGCCTACGACCTTCCGCTCCGGCACAAGGCCGCGCGCAACGCACCGGAACAGCAGCGGATTTCCGCGGCCGCGGCGAAAATGGTCGACCCGGGCATGGTCGTCGGCCTCAACGGCGGCACGGCGAGCACCGAGGTGGGCCGCGCCCTCGCCACCCGGCCGGACATGGGCGAGCCGAGCGGCGGGCCTCTGCTCACCGTGGTGACGAACGCGCTCAACATCGCCCACGAACTCGCCGTCCGGCCCAATATCAAGATCGTGGTGACCGGCGGGGTCGCCCGGCAGCAGTCGTTCGACCTGTCCGGGCCGCTGTCGCATCTGTTCCTCGACCAGATCTCATTGGATCTGGTGTTCCTCGGCGTGGACGCTTTCGACCCGGTGCACGGCGCGCAGGCACACCACGAAGGCGACGCGAGCACGAACCGGCTGATGGCGGCCCGCGCACGCCAGGTCGTCGTGCTCGCCGACAGCGAGAAACTCGGTGGTCACGCCTTCGCGAAGATCTGCGCGACCACCGACGTCGACGTTCTCGTCACCGACGGCCGCGCGGATCCCGAGCGAGTGCACGCCTTCGAGGAGGAAGGCGTGCGGGTGGTCAAGGCTTGA
- a CDS encoding ROK family protein yields MAALDVGGTSIKAALYDAELKDLASLREPTARGADGEALADQVARIVETLGKQAGTGTPDAVGVVIPGIVDDVERVARFSANLDFRNVPFGEMLDSRLGLPFAFGHDVRAGGLAEFRVGAGKGCTDAAFIPVGTGIAAALQLDGKLYAAGGQGGEIGHIDVGHRLPCGCGATGCLEAISSASAIARRYSEHTGRPAEGAEQVVDAARHGDEAAISVVNDALEGLGHGIKTLVTLLAPEVVVLGGGLFTAGDYVLEPVRAWLAANLQFQRMPELRIAQLGDEAGRLGAALLALDRLKP; encoded by the coding sequence GTGGCGGCACTCGATGTCGGCGGAACGTCCATCAAGGCGGCCTTGTACGACGCCGAGCTGAAAGACCTGGCCAGCCTGCGCGAGCCGACGGCCCGTGGAGCCGACGGCGAGGCGCTCGCGGACCAGGTCGCGCGGATCGTGGAAACGCTGGGCAAGCAGGCGGGCACCGGTACGCCGGACGCCGTCGGCGTGGTCATCCCCGGCATCGTCGACGACGTCGAGCGGGTGGCCCGGTTCTCGGCCAACCTCGACTTCCGGAACGTCCCGTTCGGCGAGATGCTCGACAGCAGGCTGGGGCTGCCGTTCGCGTTCGGGCACGACGTCCGAGCGGGCGGGCTGGCCGAGTTCCGCGTCGGCGCGGGCAAGGGCTGCACCGACGCCGCCTTCATCCCGGTCGGCACCGGGATCGCGGCGGCACTCCAGCTCGACGGGAAGCTGTACGCCGCAGGTGGCCAAGGCGGGGAAATCGGGCACATCGATGTCGGTCACCGGCTGCCGTGCGGCTGCGGCGCGACAGGATGCCTCGAGGCGATCTCCTCCGCGTCGGCCATCGCCCGCCGCTACAGCGAGCACACCGGACGTCCCGCCGAAGGTGCCGAGCAGGTGGTCGACGCCGCCCGCCATGGCGACGAGGCCGCGATCTCCGTGGTCAACGACGCGCTCGAAGGGCTCGGCCACGGGATCAAGACCCTGGTCACGTTGCTCGCGCCCGAGGTCGTCGTCCTCGGCGGCGGCCTGTTCACCGCGGGCGACTACGTCCTCGAGCCGGTGCGGGCCTGGCTGGCGGCGAACCTGCAGTTCCAGCGGATGCCCGAACTGCGGATCGCGCAGCTCGGCGACGAGGCGGGCAGGCTCGGCGCGGCCCTGCTGGCGCTGGACCGGCTCAAGCCTTGA
- a CDS encoding CbtB domain-containing protein — translation MTQAVAAVPVPIRIPVREILPWAVLVILLSLITLYFISAEQGAVSVFANSYVHEFVHDGRHLLAFPCH, via the coding sequence ATGACCCAAGCGGTAGCCGCAGTACCCGTCCCGATCCGGATCCCCGTCCGCGAGATCCTGCCCTGGGCGGTGCTCGTCATCCTCCTTTCGCTGATCACGCTGTACTTCATCAGCGCCGAGCAGGGTGCGGTGTCGGTGTTCGCGAACTCGTACGTCCACGAGTTCGTCCACGACGGCCGGCACCTGCTGGCCTTCCCCTGCCACTAG